Genomic DNA from Roseburia intestinalis L1-82:
GCCTTTGCCCGTCTGCCCGCTATCCGTTCCCTTATGGCTTCCTCTGTATAATCCGCGCCGAGGGTTTTAAGACGGGTGAAGCGTTCCTGTCCGGGGGCGCGGCATGACACATATTTCCCCGGCTTTATCTCATAGCCCGCCGCCTGTAACCGCTGCAACAATTCCTCAAAACTGGAAACTTGGGGGATAAGCGCGTCAACGGCAATCTTTAGCTTGCCTTTCCAACTTGTACCCGTCTTTTCTGCCTGGTACTCCGCATAGCTCTTTCCCTTGCTGCCCTTGCCGGGAACGACGACGGACAAGCCATTTTCCCGACACAGCTTGTCGCTCATGTTCCGTATGCCGTAATAGCTCCTTTTGTTGGAATTATATTTGCGGTGGTCTACGAAATTTACGGCGCAGAAAATAATGTGATTGTGGACGTGTCCTTTGTCAATGTGCGTCGTGAGTACATATTCATGCTGCCCCTTTGTTACCGCGTCGGCAAGCTGCTTTCCGATTTCATGGGCTTTCTGATAATCGACTTCCCCCGGCTCAAAGGACTGTATCAGATGAAAGGCTAAATTGTTCCCCTTTTGGAGTGCTTGGGACAAGGTATATTCAAATTCAATATCTGCCGTTTCATAGGAGCAGCCGAAAGAGGACACAAGCATTTTTCCGTCCGTCTTGTCCGGGTTTTCGATATAGTCAAGGGCTTTGCTTAGAGTGCTTTTAATAGGCTTAATCTTTGTAACCGCCATATCTCCGCAAGCACCCCCTTTATTTCCTCTATGTCCTCTTGGTATGCGTTCCCCGTCGCGTTTACGCGGCGTGCTATCTGGTTGACGTTGACACCGATTTTCTGTATCTCTGCGGTCATTGCCTTTATATCGGCATGGTCTATCTGAATGATATACCCGTCAATGGCAATCTTCCGCAGATATGCCGCCATGTTCCGGGTGGGTACGAGCTTCATTTTTTCCAGTATTAAATCCCGTTCCGCTTCCGTCACTCTGAATTTGATTTGCACCGTTCTTTTGCGTCCGTTCATGTATTCGCTCCTTTCCTTTCCGTTCCGAGGGTTTGGGACACTTCCCAACAAGCAATTTTCAACCGACGCGCCGCAGCGCGGGAGGGGAAAATACGGAAGTGGGTACCCGCTTCCTATGCTTGCTACGAATGTTTTTATCCCTTATGCCTTACTACGGAGCTATGCCCGGTTTTGCCAAACTTCCGCAAAAGAAAAACGCTGCAATCCTCAAAAAAAGATTACAACGCTCTCTAAACCTTATTCAATTCTGACGGACACTTCTTATCTGCCCTCTGTTTCGACTTCCGCTATCTCCTTTGCCGTTGCGCTCACAATCCGTATGCCTGTATCGCTCATACCGTCAAGAAGCGCGTCAAGCTGCCGCCGCTGCGTGTTCTTCTCTGGCGGCGTTTCCAAAAGAAACTGGTCTACGGATATATTGTAGCGGAGCATAAGCTCAAAGAAAATCTGTAAACTTGGGTGCTGCCCCTTGTTCTCAATGTTCGCAAGGTAGCGCGGCGAGATAAACATTTCGTCGCTCACTTTCTTGCGGCTCTCCTTGCGCCCTGTCCGCGCCGCCTTTATCGCTGCCCCAAAAGCCTTGAAATCGTATTTCGGTACTGGTCTTTTTGCCATAGTTATTCACCCTGTTACATTTTACTGTTCCCCTTTCTTCTTGGATATGTCTACACAATTCAATCAGTTAGCCAAAATAATTCATATGTATATGTTGACAATTAGCCGCTTTTTTTGTATAGTATTATTAAAAGGGGGAAATGTTTATGTTACATAGCATGCGTATTCGATAAGCATTGAAATCAAAAAAGATTTTTCCCATTTTCAATATGGGCTTTTTTGTCATGCTTATTTTGCGTATGCTATACAACAAAACTAACGATGTATAGACATAGTATAAAAACTATGCCTTAATTTTGTTGTAGTGTTATATGTATAAATGCAGGTCAATGCTCATGTTGAGAATTGACCTGTATTTTTTTGCACAAAAGGAGAAATATTATGCTTGAAAAATATTGGATAAAATGTCCAATTTGTAACGGAAAGACGAGGGTTCAAGTATTTTATAATACGGTATTAAGAAATTTTCCTCTTTTCTGCCCTAAATGTAAATTAACACATATCATTGATGTTGAAAAATTAGAAATCATAATCAAAAACTCTGAAAAACAAAAGGAAGGATATTAAATGAAACACTTACCTAAAAGTACACTTACGGAAATATTGAATGACCCATACGGATTTACTTACAAAGAAATGTCGGAAGTAATTGGAGAGGATAAAGCAAGAGCCTTATATGCGGAATTGTATAAACAGCCATTTCACAAAAAAAATCTATCAATATCAACAAAAAAAGTCTATAAAAGTAGCGATACTGAAAAGTATGTTTATGAATTGAAAGACAACAGGTATATCGAAACGGTTTTTATTAAACGGCGAGATGGTGGGACTGTTTGCGTAAGTACGCAAGTTGGTTGTTCTGTTGGCTGTATTTTTTGTGAGTCCGGACGCAATGGTTTCGTTCGTAATCTAACACCATCTGAAATTGTGCAACAGGTCATATTGATACGTCAAAAAGTAAATCGTATCGTTTTTATGGGAATGGGAGAACCTTTATTCAATTACGACAACTTGATTGCAGCAATCCATATTCTTCGAGATAGAAATGGACTTAACTTTCCAACCGACGGCATTACCGTATCAACAGTTGGTCCAGTTAATCAATTAAAAAAATTGCGCGAAGAACATCTAAAAATTCAGTTGACAATATCTTTACATGCAGCAACACAGGCTGCGAGAAACTGCATCATTCCTCATATGCACATGTACGCTATTGAAGATGTTGTTAAGCAAGCATTG
This window encodes:
- a CDS encoding plasmid mobilization protein, which encodes MNGRKRTVQIKFRVTEAERDLILEKMKLVPTRNMAAYLRKIAIDGYIIQIDHADIKAMTAEIQKIGVNVNQIARRVNATGNAYQEDIEEIKGVLAEIWRLQRLSLLKAL
- the rlmN gene encoding 23S rRNA (adenine(2503)-C(2))-methyltransferase RlmN, which produces MKHLPKSTLTEILNDPYGFTYKEMSEVIGEDKARALYAELYKQPFHKKNLSISTKKVYKSSDTEKYVYELKDNRYIETVFIKRRDGGTVCVSTQVGCSVGCIFCESGRNGFVRNLTPSEIVQQVILIRQKVNRIVFMGMGEPLFNYDNLIAAIHILRDRNGLNFPTDGITVSTVGPVNQLKKLREEHLKIQLTISLHAATQAARNCIIPHMHMYAIEDVVKQALSYSQRHNRKVVFAYLLLPGINDRSSDIRQLAKWFKGKNVMINVLQYNPTSNSKIRAPQKQEMVAFKHQLEQTGLEVTMRVSHGREIKAACGQLANTYNKAKKQQK
- a CDS encoding cysteine-rich KTR domain-containing protein; this encodes MLEKYWIKCPICNGKTRVQVFYNTVLRNFPLFCPKCKLTHIIDVEKLEIIIKNSEKQKEGY
- a CDS encoding helix-turn-helix transcriptional regulator, which encodes MAKRPVPKYDFKAFGAAIKAARTGRKESRKKVSDEMFISPRYLANIENKGQHPSLQIFFELMLRYNISVDQFLLETPPEKNTQRRQLDALLDGMSDTGIRIVSATAKEIAEVETEGR
- a CDS encoding relaxase/mobilization nuclease domain-containing protein, which gives rise to MAVTKIKPIKSTLSKALDYIENPDKTDGKMLVSSFGCSYETADIEFEYTLSQALQKGNNLAFHLIQSFEPGEVDYQKAHEIGKQLADAVTKGQHEYVLTTHIDKGHVHNHIIFCAVNFVDHRKYNSNKRSYYGIRNMSDKLCRENGLSVVVPGKGSKGKSYAEYQAEKTGTSWKGKLKIAVDALIPQVSSFEELLQRLQAAGYEIKPGKYVSCRAPGQERFTRLKTLGADYTEEAIRERIAGRRAKAAKAPREQRGVSLLIDIENSIKAAQSKGYEQWAKIHNLKQAAKTMNFLTEHKIEQYADLVSRIEEMAAESGQAADALKDAEKRLADMAVLIKNVSTYQKTKPVYDAYRKARNREKYRAGQEQAIILHEAAARSLKAAGIAKLPNLAALQSEYEALQAQKEALYADYGKLKKKVREYDIIKQNIDSILQADRQPEREKGTERG